In Actinoplanes derwentensis, the following proteins share a genomic window:
- a CDS encoding Zn-ribbon domain-containing OB-fold protein has protein sequence MDTLAAPFTIAFDYTRSLGPVLGRFMAGLRDGRVLGSRTADGRVHVPPLEYDPATHAPVTDLVEVSPTGTVLTWTWTARPLEGQPLDRPFAWALILLDGADTPLLHAVDVGSPGKIKTGLRVRVRWAPSPTGHIRDIACFEPGTAASTPTPDGDPVVIMTTPIRLHYTHTTSVEEDRYLRALAEGRIIGQRCPACRKVYVPPRVCPADGVAPGEVVDIADRGTVTTFCVVNVPFAGQRLTPPYVVAQVLLDGADIPIPHLILGVPAAEVRMGQRVAAVWRDRSEWSTTPENIDHFEPSGEPDAPFESFAEHL, from the coding sequence GTGGATACCCTGGCGGCACCGTTCACCATCGCGTTCGACTACACGCGGTCGCTCGGGCCGGTGCTGGGCCGGTTCATGGCGGGGTTGCGGGACGGCCGGGTGCTGGGTTCGCGGACCGCCGACGGGCGGGTGCACGTGCCGCCGCTGGAATACGACCCGGCCACCCACGCACCGGTCACCGATCTCGTCGAGGTCTCCCCCACCGGCACCGTGCTCACCTGGACCTGGACCGCCCGGCCCCTGGAAGGCCAGCCGCTCGACCGGCCGTTCGCCTGGGCGCTGATCCTGCTCGACGGCGCCGACACGCCGCTGCTGCACGCGGTCGACGTGGGTTCGCCCGGCAAGATCAAGACCGGGTTGCGGGTACGGGTCCGCTGGGCCCCGTCGCCGACCGGTCACATCCGCGACATCGCCTGTTTCGAACCCGGCACCGCCGCCAGCACGCCCACGCCGGACGGCGACCCTGTGGTGATCATGACGACGCCGATCCGGTTGCACTACACGCACACCACCTCCGTCGAGGAGGACCGCTACCTGCGGGCACTCGCCGAGGGCCGGATCATCGGTCAGCGCTGCCCCGCCTGCCGCAAGGTGTACGTCCCGCCGCGCGTCTGTCCCGCCGACGGGGTGGCTCCCGGCGAGGTGGTCGACATCGCGGACCGGGGCACGGTGACCACGTTCTGCGTGGTGAACGTGCCGTTCGCCGGCCAGCGGCTGACCCCGCCGTACGTGGTGGCGCAGGTCCTGCTCGACGGCGCGGACATCCCGATCCCGCACCTGATCCTCGGAGTCCCGGCCGCCGAGGTGCGGATGGGCCAACGGGTGGCGGCGGTGTGGCGGGACCGATCCGAGTGGTCGACGACCCCGGAGAACATCGACCACTTCGAGCCGTCCGGCGAACCGGACGCCCCCTTCGAGTCCTTCGCGGAGCATCTGTGA
- a CDS encoding lipid-transfer protein: MNDIAVIGFAQSSHSEALVPVFEQALQDAGLGRREVDFWCSGSSDYLAGRAFSFVSAVDAIGAVPPISESHVEMDAAWALYEAYLKILAGEAETAVVYGFGRGTAGDLNRVLALQTDPYTVAPLWPDAISLAALQARLALEAGLFTEQDMADVAGGDLAHPYTATPLREHDVAPVADGASAVVLAARDRATRSRERPAWITGIAHRVDRQGFGERDLTTVPSATAAAVDAGLGPDVDVAALHAPFTHQELLLRRALGLGGGVRYLPNTGNAMFSGGLSRIGAAAAEIRSGRARTAVAHATSGPLLQQNLVCTLGGLS, encoded by the coding sequence GTGAACGACATCGCCGTCATCGGATTCGCGCAGTCGTCCCACTCCGAGGCCCTGGTGCCGGTCTTCGAACAGGCTCTGCAGGACGCCGGGCTGGGCCGCCGGGAGGTCGACTTCTGGTGCTCGGGCTCGTCGGACTACCTGGCCGGGCGGGCGTTCTCCTTCGTCAGTGCGGTCGACGCGATCGGCGCGGTCCCGCCGATCAGCGAATCGCACGTGGAGATGGACGCCGCATGGGCGCTGTACGAGGCCTACCTCAAGATCCTCGCCGGAGAAGCCGAGACGGCAGTGGTGTACGGGTTCGGCAGAGGCACCGCCGGTGACCTGAACCGGGTGCTGGCCCTGCAGACCGACCCGTACACGGTGGCCCCGCTCTGGCCGGACGCGATCAGTCTCGCCGCGCTGCAGGCCCGGCTGGCCCTGGAGGCGGGACTGTTCACCGAGCAGGACATGGCGGACGTGGCCGGTGGGGACCTCGCCCACCCGTACACGGCGACGCCTTTGCGGGAGCACGACGTCGCGCCGGTCGCGGACGGCGCCTCAGCCGTCGTCCTGGCCGCGCGGGATCGTGCGACCCGAAGCCGGGAGCGACCCGCCTGGATCACCGGCATCGCGCATCGCGTCGACCGGCAGGGATTCGGCGAGCGTGATCTGACCACGGTCCCGTCCGCGACCGCCGCCGCCGTCGACGCCGGTCTCGGCCCGGACGTGGACGTGGCCGCACTGCACGCCCCGTTCACCCATCAGGAGTTGCTGCTGCGGCGCGCGCTCGGGCTCGGCGGCGGGGTCCGCTACCTGCCGAACACCGGGAACGCGATGTTCTCCGGTGGCCTGTCCCGGATCGGGGCCGCCGCCGCGGAGATCAGGTCCGGCCGGGCGCGGACCGCGGTGGCCCATGCCACGAGCGGCCCGCTGCTGCAACAGAACCTGGTGTGCACGCTGGGAGGGTTGTCATGA
- a CDS encoding thiolase domain-containing protein yields MRRAAVLGTGQTDHRTRRTDVSMAGLCREAIDRALLDAGTDWSQIDAVVLGKAPDLFEGVMMPELFLADAIGAAGKPLLRVHTAGSVGGATAIVATSLIRAGVHRRVLAVAFEKQSESNAMWALSIQPPFTAPITAGAGGYFAPHIRSYIRRSGAPPHIGALVAVKDRRNGALNPHAHLRQPDITVESVQASRMLWDPIRYDETCPSSDGACAVVIGDAASAADRQVAWIKATAMRTEPTFYSGKDHVNPRAGAEAAAALWTAAGIKNPLDEIDVAELYVPFSWFEPMWLENIGFVGQGQGWKLVEAGETRIGGVLPVNPSGGVLCSNPIGASGLLRFAESAMQVMGRAGEHQVPDAATALGHAYGGGSQFFSMWVVGRTP; encoded by the coding sequence ATGAGACGAGCCGCCGTGCTCGGGACCGGGCAGACCGACCACCGGACCCGGCGGACCGACGTGTCGATGGCCGGGCTCTGCCGGGAGGCGATCGACCGGGCCCTGCTCGACGCGGGCACCGACTGGTCGCAGATCGACGCCGTGGTGCTGGGCAAGGCGCCGGACCTGTTCGAGGGCGTGATGATGCCCGAACTGTTCCTGGCCGACGCGATCGGCGCCGCCGGGAAACCGCTGCTCCGGGTGCACACGGCCGGTTCGGTGGGTGGCGCCACCGCGATCGTGGCGACCAGCCTGATCCGGGCCGGTGTGCACCGGCGGGTGCTCGCGGTCGCCTTCGAGAAGCAGTCCGAGTCGAACGCCATGTGGGCGCTGTCGATCCAGCCGCCGTTCACCGCACCGATCACCGCGGGCGCCGGTGGCTATTTCGCCCCGCACATCCGTTCCTACATCCGCCGGTCCGGGGCGCCGCCGCACATCGGGGCCCTGGTCGCCGTCAAGGATCGCCGCAACGGGGCGTTGAATCCGCACGCCCACCTGCGGCAACCCGACATCACCGTGGAGTCGGTGCAGGCGTCGCGGATGTTGTGGGACCCGATCCGGTACGACGAGACGTGTCCCTCGTCCGACGGCGCGTGTGCGGTGGTGATCGGGGATGCTGCTTCCGCTGCTGACCGCCAGGTCGCCTGGATCAAAGCGACGGCCATGCGAACCGAGCCGACGTTCTATTCCGGCAAGGATCACGTGAATCCGCGGGCGGGCGCTGAGGCCGCGGCCGCGTTGTGGACCGCGGCGGGGATCAAGAACCCGCTGGACGAGATCGACGTCGCGGAACTCTACGTTCCGTTTTCCTGGTTCGAGCCCATGTGGCTGGAAAACATTGGATTTGTCGGACAGGGGCAGGGCTGGAAGCTCGTCGAAGCCGGTGAGACCCGCATCGGCGGAGTCCTGCCGGTCAACCCTTCCGGCGGGGTGCTCTGTTCCAACCCGATCGGCGCGTCCGGCCTGCTGCGGTTCGCCGAATCCGCCATGCAGGTGATGGGCCGTGCCGGCGAACACCAGGTGCCGGACGCCGCGACGGCCCTCGGTCACGCCTACGGCGGCGGATCACAGTTCTTCTCCATGTGGGTCGTCGGGAGGACGCCATGA